A region of the Lycium barbarum isolate Lr01 chromosome 1, ASM1917538v2, whole genome shotgun sequence genome:
CCCTTTTTTCTGAAAATACTTCTCTGAATATCTGTTTGAAATTGTCCTGCCCCTTTTTCTCCAGAAAAACCACCCTAATACATGAGTAACTGTGACAGTTACTAAGTTTTTCAATAGTTTATTTTGACCTCCTAGAATAAGTTTTTATAACCTGAGGCTCATCATATTGTAAAATTAGTAACATTGTCAATGTATATAAGTACTTAATACATCAAAAATTCTATGTTATCTATTTATTTCCTTCCTTTTTTTATTTGTATTGGTTAATCACATGTAAAGTAATAAGGCGAATAGCTAGGTTCAAGAAGTACAGGCCTTGGATCGATGCATGGTTGTGTCAATTGTAACTGTACACATGCTTTTTTGTTCTTTTTAACAAAAGAGTAGCGTGCTTAATTTTTCActatattttcaaaaatatattagGACACAAGTAGTTGGATGGCCACCAGTGAGATCACAGAGGATCAAGGTAGCAAAGAAGTACGTGAAGGTGGCAGTAGATGGAGCTCCCTACTTGAGAAAAGTTGATTTGGAAATGTACACAAGCTATGACCAGCTGCTAAATGCTCTGCCAAAACTGTTTACTTGCCTAACTATTtgtaagtattcaatctttaacagCTTCTCATGAATTTGATTCTTGAGTCTTTCTTTTAAGAGAAATAGTTACTTTTAAACAGGTAACTTTCTAAATGGGAGGAAGCTTATAGTCCCTACAATTAATGGTGTGGAATTGTTGCCAACTTATGAAGACAAAGATGGGGACTGGATGCTACTTGGAGACGTTCCCTGGAAGTATGTTTTACATCTTACACTGTCAGCTTGCTTAAAAATAATTATAAGCAATTGTTCATAATAAGTGAGGTTAATAATTTGAACAATTATATTAAAGAAAGCAACTTTTCCAATAGGTTAGACGAATTGAtaggataaaaaatatttattccTATTGGCAGTGTAAATAAGCTTAATTTATTTTATCTTTTTCCTGGCTCTTAAGTGAGTTTAGTTCAATTTCTTGCGATTGACCTTTTCTTAATTATGATCCATTTTCTTTGACAGAATGTTTGTTGAATCTTGCAAGAGGCTTAGGTTGATGAAGAGCTCAGAGGTCACCGGATTTGGTACGTACATTTTAGCTGCCTTCTCAATTTGTTACTCATGCTTAGAGTTGTTAAATTAGCTTATAAATAAATTCCGTACACCATACTTTACTAAATTGACGAATTACTTTTGATAATGGTGTATATATGCAGCTCAAAGGACAAGCTTATTACTGTTGAAATGCTGATTAATTAAAGAAGTACTCATATTGGCCAGCATGTACATATATAGGCTCTTATTTTGCCTTCTTTTACTACTATTTCTGTATCTGCACCTAGTTAGGGAACTTTTTCTACTCTTTATTTTATGCATCTCATTGTATAGTAGCTAGCTCGCTAGCTATGCTTTCTTGGGACACTTATAGATCGTGTCACAAGATAAGATCATATAAAAGATTTTGCGATGGTATGGTGTTATAAGATAAAGCATAGAGATAAGCATATCGCGTTTTAATAAAGGAATAATTATTTCGCATAACTATctctaagaggtaattattgatattaactatcttttaatttatttatatttagtagctacagtGATTTTATAAATTACCATTCATAGCTATAACAAAATACATCAAGCAACCGTGACTGGAGTGGTTTAGGGTGTGGGCTCTCCCCCTGCCCGCCTAGGTTCGAACCCTTTAATAAAAGAGTAGATATATATGGAAGGGAATAATTAGCATTTGTCCTTTTGGCTCTCCGAAATTAAAGGGAGAATCACCCATGCATATCCTATGAGAATTaagttggtatatatatatatggttcttTCAAACATGTGTAtttggtttttgtttttgttcaAACTTCAAACTGATCAACTCAAGACAGCAATACATCATGTAAAAGATAGGCAATTGGTAATATTTGCTATTTGGGAGAAAGAAGTAGTAAATATTGCACTATAAAAGGTGAAGCTAAACAAATATTCAATCTAAATTTTTCCCAATCTATTTGAAGCAAGAGGAGACCTCATACATAATCATAGAAAGGAGTCATCAGCTATAATACCCAACAAACAATTATGGATTGGAAAAAACAAATCAAACGCAAGAGATTAAAATTAAATGTTTACATGGAAAAACCTTTTCAACGTGAAATGTAAAAATCAAGGGACTGCCGGCCCAAAAATCTCCAATATATCAACAAAAGAGTATAATTGTTCCCCAAAAAAAGTCATAATATCAATGCCCACAAGGAGCAACAACAGTCAGTAACAAAAAAACAATGAGAAAAATCACCGCAGAAACAAGCTATCGTTCATGGCTCAGAAACTTAAGCTACAAACCTCAAAATCTGATCTTCATCGTTCAAATTGAAGAATAGAATGTTGAGAATTTCCACTTCAAATTTAAGCTCGATTCAACAATTAACGAATTGGAAAAAGCAGTCTGATTGTAAAGAAAAATTTCTAGAGCAAAGATACAATTATTTTTTCCCCTCTTTATTCACTTCAAAATGGATTTCAGACCTAAAATAGGTCACTAGTGGGCTTTACAAAAATATTGACTAGGTCCAAAAAGGCTTAATAACTGGATAGCCTCCTAAACTTGGCATATTTTGTAAGATAAACATATAAACTTATgaagtgaccagatagacacttaaacttattCAAAGTGTATTTTTTAAACACATTTGCTATCCTGGCAATTCACGTGTCTTGTATTTTGTAATGAGCGCGTGAAACTTTTGCATAATTGGTGAGTCAGCAAAAtaacagtaattttttttttggcgtacctgtttcttttttttttttttttttgggcgtaATTGTTTCCTTAGTTTCTAACCTTTACACATAAGTAAGAGCTCATCCAGTATAATGATATACTTTCTACACTATTAACTCAACTTGATTAGATTTTGGTAAAATAAAATGTAATTTAATATAATAGCTTATTCAaactttttctaaattttctcaattttttttatagTATTTCGTCATTAAAAGGTACTCACGTAGGAAATAGAAGTtcaaaatatttttgattttcttAGGAATAAAATTTAAATATGATGTTGAAAAGAGTGAAAAgttgctctttttttttcttataaataAGAAATACATGCTTGAATTTTTTGCTTTTTCTTAGACGTTTGATGTTATTATTAATGAATAAAGCAGATATGTTATATGTGCACCACTCGAAAAAATATCAGTATATTTTGTCTTCAAATATCATGATTTTCTCTCGATCTTTGTTGAAGTTTGGATGAGTTTTGACTTTACATTTAGAGGGATGTTGTTAAAACTCAAGGAATTTGATAATGAAAAGGAAGAGGAATGCAACAGTTCACTATTCGAGAGAATGAAGAAATCGTGGGAATGAACAAATTAGGTGTACAATGGCTTTGGACTATTATTTGCCTACATGGAAATAAATTACACGTGGTTGGCCTATATTTTCTTACATGGACTATTATTTGTTTATTTGCTACATAAATGGAACTTGGACCTCACGCACAGGGTCTTCAATAtaaatgtatttaaaaagtacACTTTTgacaagtttaagtgtctatttGGTCACTTCGTAAGTTTATATGTTTATTTTACAAAATATGTCAAGTTTAGGGATCATCCAGGTATTAAGCCGTCCAAAAATATCATCTTTTAATCCATATAGGAAGGGGAGAAGGCCCAAAAGCCCAGATCTTTTGGTATGATGAACCCACCAATCCAATGGAAAAAagaatatatagaatttctttgGTTTGACTACTGGCCTCGCAGCTTGCTGACTCCTAATAACTCAATTTAAAAAatactatataaaaaaaaaaaatcaaacaacttTTAATACTACTTAAATCAACTTGGACCATGGCAATTGGACTTCTCCTTCCTACAAGTTCAAAGTAATCTAATCTGCTGCCTGCTGGTGATTTTATGTAAAGTTGTGGGAAGAGAAAAGAGTTGGGCTAATTTGTTGGACTTGTCAATTCACTGGCGTTGGACTTATCTTATTCTCTACTTCGTGTATGGGGACTGAGGAGTAACAATACCCAAATGAAAAGGGGACTAGTAGTAATACGTTCTTCATATTTGATGAATAAGTTTAACTTGTGCTTATTGAAGTCAAAAGATATATAAATTCTTTTACACTATCAAATTAGAATGACATAAAATAATATGTAAATCTTCTAAGTAAATCCGATAtggtaaattaaaaaaatagagaAATAACCTCCTTTTATTCTATTGAATTGCACTTCTAGTGTAAAAATTACTACTATTTCTTTAGAAGGACAGCTGGTTATTAGTTGGCCTTGGCTTTGTAATGTGTTACTCGTAATTAATACAAGCCGCTTTAATTgtcaaaaacaaacaaaaaaacttAGTAAATCTTTGCTGAATAAACATTCTTTCTGTATAATCTACTCTCTTTTTGCAACTCTGACATGGCTCATTTTGCTGAGGAAGGAGACAACACGCGTGGGACACTCGCATTTGCAGTGCTATATATTCGTTTGCACAAGCTTTGAATGTCAAGGAAGAGTAAAGCACAAGTCATAGACACACGTAACATGTAGTAGCATATAGTGGATGACTAAGGTAAAGGCGCTGATTTTGGTTAAAAAACGCTGCCTACGCCCCTAGTTTACGATTGCTGTCCTTCCAGTGTGCCTACTCTTTAACTAATTTAAAATCTGCAAAATCAGGTTGGCAGGAGAAGATATTTATCTTGCACATGAGGAATACATTGGACAAATAAATACACGCAGTTTTTATTCCCACGAAGAAAAACATTTTTAATAATCAACTGGTAGATAGGCGAATAGCAAACAACAATCATAGATAAAAAGAGATGGACTGAAAGCAATCTTATGGGATCTCTTATTTCAAtttatatattttacttttcttcGTACTCAATTTTAAAAAACATCACTTCTTATATTTAATAACTCATTtaatttaatatttatattttacttttaatgCAGTTCCTTATAGAATTTGACATGACATGCAGACACGAAactatagtttttattttatgtaTTCTAAAATTTAGAAAATGAAGCTTGTTGAATTTTTGAtaaattatctatttatattagaCTGGGtttaaacaaaatacaaattttgATCTAAAGCTCTATATTGAACCTATAGGTGAAACTGTAGCTTAGTTCCTGAAAACAAGTTTAAAGCCACATGATTTAAATGATACTGTTTGCAACAAATTTCGATGTGCGGAAATAAACTACAACCACgaacaaaatatgaagaaacaGAGATTTTATTGATGAACATTGCGGGTACAAGATTTGTTTACtctcttgattcttctctcctaataATTCTCCGTAATTTGAGggccgttagt
Encoded here:
- the LOC132598496 gene encoding auxin-responsive protein IAA1-like isoform X2 is translated as MKFDTSSRSLEETELTLGLSRKQICGIKRGFSLPDEAIELSLGTFTARNPNDKSYEDEISSGTKHSAQTQVVGWPPVRSQRIKVAKKYVKVAVDGAPYLRKVDLEMYTSYDQLLNALPKLFTCLTICNFLNGRKLIVPTINGVELLPTYEDKDGDWMLLGDVPWKMFVESCKRLRLMKSSEVTGFAQRTSLLLLKC
- the LOC132598496 gene encoding auxin-responsive protein IAA1-like isoform X1 translates to MKFDTSSRSLEETELTLGLSRKQICGIKRGFSLPDEAIELSLGTFTARNPNDKSYEDEISSGTKHSAQTQVVGWPPVRSQRIKVAKKYVKVAVDGAPYLRKVDLEMYTSYDQLLNALPKLFTCLTICNFLNGRKLIVPTINGVELLPTYEDKDGDWMLLGDVPWKMFVESCKRLRLMKSSEVTGFGTYILAAFSICYSCLELLN